The following DNA comes from Streptomyces sp. NBC_00273.
AGCTGGTCCACCATCGTGTTCACGGTGGTGACCAGCTCGAGGATCTCGCCCTTGGCATCGACGGTGATCTTCTTGGAGAGGTCGCCCATGGCCACGGCCGTGGTCACCTCGGCGATGTTGCGCACCTGGGACGTCAGGTTGTTCGCCATGAAGTTGACGGACTGGGTGAGGTCCTTCCAGGTGCCTGAGACCCCCTTCACCTCCGCCTGGCCGCCGAGGATGCCCTCGGTACCCACCTCGCGCGCCACCCGCGTCACCTGCTCCGCGAAGTTCGAGAGCTGGTCGACCATCGTGTTGAGGGTGTTCTTCAGCTCCAGGATCTCGCCCCGGGCGTCCACGTCGATCTTCTGCGACAGGTCACCGCGGGCCACCGCCGTCGCGACCTGGGCGATGTTGCGCACCTGCGAGGTCAGGTTCCCGGCCATGCCGTTCACGGAGTCCGTGAGGTCACGCCATACGCCGGCCACCCCGGGCACCTGCGCCTGGCCGCCCAGGCGACCCTCGGTACCCACGTCGCGGGCCACCCGGGTCACCTGCTCGGCGAAGGCCGAGAGCTGGTCGACCATCGTGTTGATGGTGTTCTTCAGCTCCAGGATCTCGCCCCGGGCGTCCACGTCGATCTTCTGCGACAGGTCGCCCCGCGCCACCGCCGTCGTCACCTGGGCGATCTGCCGCACCTGCGAGGTCAGGTTCCCGGCCATGAAGTTGACGGAGTCGGTGAGCTCCTTCCAGGTGCCGGACACCCCCTCGACCCGGGCCTGGCCGCCGAGGCGGCCCTCCGTACCCACGTCCCGCGCCATCCGCGTGACCTGGTCGGCGAACGAAGAGAGCTGGTCCACCATCGTGTTCACGGTGTTCTTCAGCTGGAGCATCTCGCCGGAGACGTCCACGGTGACCTTCTGCGACAGGTCACCGTTGGCCACCGCCGTCGTCACCTGCGCGATGTTGCGGACCTGCCCGGTGAGGTTGCGGAAGGCGGTGTTCACCGAGTCGGTGAGGTCCTTCCACGTACCCGCCGCACCCGGCACCTGCGCCTGACCGCCCAGCTCGCCCTCGACGCCGACCTCACGGGCCACACGCGTCACTTCCGCGCCGAAGGAGGACAGCTGGTCCACCATCGTGTTGACGGTGTTCTTCAACTCCAGCATCTCGCCGGCCACGTCGACGGTGACCTTCTGCGACAGGTCACCGTTGGCCACCGCCGTCGTCACCTGCGCGATGTCACGGACCTGGGTGGTGAGGTTGCGGAAGACCGTGTTCACCGAGTCGGTGAGGTCCTTCCACGTACCCGCCGCACCCGGCACCTGCGCCTGACCGCCGAGCAGACCCTTGGCCCCGACCTCGCTGGCCACACGCGTGACCTCGTCCGCGAAGGTCCGGAGCGTCTCGGTCATCTGATTGATCGTTTCGGCCAGCTGCGCCACCTCGCCGCGCGCGCTGACCCGTACCTTCTGCGACAGGTCACCGTTCGCGACCGCCGTGGTCACCTGCGCGATCCCGCGCACCTGGGCCGTCAGGTTCCCGGCCATGGTGTTGACCGAGTCGGTCAGGTCCTTCCACACGCCCGCGACCCCGGGCACCTTCGCCTGGCCGCCCAACTCGCCCTCCGTGCCCACCTCGCGGGCGACGCGGGTCACCTCGGAGGAGAAGGACGACAGCTGGTCCACCATCGTGTTCACGGTGTTCTTCAGCTGGAGCATCTCACCGGCCACGTGCACCGTGACCTTGCGCGACAGATCGCCCTTGGCGACCGCCGTCGTGACGAGAGCGATGTCACGCACCTGGGCGGTGAGCCGGTACGCCATCGTGTTGACGGAGTCGGTCAGATCCTTCCAGGAACCCGACATCCCGCGCACCTGGGCCTGACCACCGAGCTTGCCCTCGGTGCCCACCTCCAGCGCCACGCGCGTCACCTCGTCGGTGAACGCCGACAGCTGGTCGACCAGGTTGTTGACCGTGCGCCCGACCTTCAGGAACTCGCCGCGCAGCGGATGCCCGGCCCCCTCGGCCGCCTGCGTCCGCAGATCCATCCGCTGGTCCAGATCGCCTTCGGCCACCGCCGACAGCACCCGGCCCACCTCGGACACCGGCCGGGCCAGATCGTCCACCAACTGGTTCGAGGCGTCGATCGCGGCCGCCCAGGAGCCCTCACAGGCACCCGTTTCCAGCCGTTCGCTCAGCTTGCCCTCGCGGCCCACCATCCGCCGCACCCGGGACAGCTCCCCGGTCAGGTGGAGATTGCGGTCGGCGACCTCGTTGTAGACGGCGGCGATCTCCGCCATCACGCCCTCGCCGGACACCGTCAGCCGCTTGCGGAAATTCCCGTCCCGCATCGACACCAGGGCCGTGAGCAGCCGGTTGAGAGCGGCGGTATCGACCTCCGTCGTGCCACTGCGCCGGGAACGTCCGCCCTTCGGCCTCGTTCCCGTACGCCGTACCGCTGCGCCAGACTCCACCGTGTCCCTCCCGAAAGGGTCGACCACTTTTCCACCGGACGCCTGACTCGTCACGAGCCGGCCTTGCACGCCCGCCCAGTGTTTCACCCTGGCCGAACCCGGCCATAACACTTCGGCACCATCGCACACCCGCCGTACCCTGCGGGTGGAATCCCCGACGACGGCACCATGCCGACCGTGAAGGTAAGTAACCTGGCACCCGATGTCCAACCGCGTCGAAGGAGACTCGTGATCACGGCACGGGCGGCTGCCAGCTTCGATCCCCTCGGGCGCTCGGTCGCCGCCGCCCGCGGGTTCGTCCGCGACACCCTGCACGGCTGGGGCTTCGCGGACATCGTCGACGACGCGGTGGTCCTCACCAGCGAGCTCGTCACCAATGCCGTGGTCCACGCCGGCACCCGGGCCGAGGTCCTGTGCCTGCGCGCCGACGGCGGCGTACGGGTCGAGGTCGCCGACCGGTACCCGGAGCGCGAGCTCCCGCTCCAGCACCCCGGCGAGCGCCCCTACGCCGACCCCGACCGCGAGAACGGCCGCGGCCTGATGCTGTGCGCCGCCCTCGCCACCCGCTGGGGCGTCGAGTACACCGCCACCCACAAGCACGTGTGGTTCCGCCTCGATCTGCCAGACCGGCCGGTCGGTACCCGCTCCGCGGGCCCCGTCGTCCCCGACCAGCTGCTCCCCCTGGCCGACAGCCGGGTCCGCGTCGCCGTCCTCCAGATCGACTCGGACGACGCCATCTCCGCCTGGAACGAGGACGCCGAGCACATCTTCGGCCACCCCGCCGAGAAGGCGCTCGGCCGCCCGCTCGCCGAGCTCGCCGCCTGGCCCCAGACCCCCGGCACCGGAACCGGCATCGCCGAGGCCCTGCGCCTGTCCCGCTGGGAGGGCAGCTACGGCGTCCGCGGCGCCGACGGCCGCGTCATCCCCGTCTTCGCCTCGCACCTGCGGGTCCGCGACGCCCACGGCGAACCCTCCATCGTCTGCCTCCTCGTCCACGACGACGAGCGCGCCCTGCTCCAGACCCCCGTACGGGTACCCACCTCGGACGGCGGCCACTTCACCGAGCCCCGCCCCACGGACCCCTTCGAGGTCTTCATCGGCTCCCCCGCCCCCGACGACCTCGACGGGCTCCTCCAGCGCACCGTGGAGCGCGCCCGGGACCTCCTCGACGCCGACTCCGCCTTCCTGCTGCTCGCCACCGACGACGAGACCGAGCTGGAGGTCCGCGCCACCACCGGCCTGCCCTCCACCCGCCAGCGCTTCGCCCGCGTCCCGGTCGAGGCCGGCACCAACCGGTACGGCTCCGCCCGCATGCCCGCCGTGCACGACGACCTCATCGCCTCCCCCGGAGCCGTGCCGCTCCTGGAGGCCACCGGCATGCGCTCCGCCGTGACCGTCCCCCTGAAGGTGGAAGGCCGCCTCACCGGCTCCCTCGGCGTCGCCGCCGAAACCCCCGGCCGCTACTCCAACGAAGAGGCCCTGCACCTCCAGTTCGCCGCCGACCGCATCGCGCTCGCCGTCGAATCCGCCCGGCTCGGCGAACTGGAGCGCCTGCGCCGCGGTTCCCTCTCCTTCCTCGTCGAGGCCTCCGACCTGCTGGCCGGCACCCTCGACCGGGACCAGACCCTGGCCCTCATGGCCCAGATGACCGTCCCGACCCTGGCCACCTGGTGCGCCGTCTACACCATCGCCGACCAGTCCTCCGATCCGTACCTCTCCTACGTCCTCCACGAGGACGAGGAACGCATCGACGGCCTCAAGGACCTGCTCTCCCAACTCAGCCCGCCCGAACCGGTCCGCGAGGCCGGCGCCCGCCCGTGGCCGGAGGCGACCGTCGCGGTCGGCGGCGAGACGGTGGTCCTGCCCCTCCTCGCCCGCAACCGCGTGATCGGCATGCTGACCCTCGGCAAGCCGCGCGAGGAACACTTCCGCCAGGAGATCCTCGAACTCG
Coding sequences within:
- a CDS encoding SpoIIE family protein phosphatase yields the protein MPTVKVSNLAPDVQPRRRRLVITARAAASFDPLGRSVAAARGFVRDTLHGWGFADIVDDAVVLTSELVTNAVVHAGTRAEVLCLRADGGVRVEVADRYPERELPLQHPGERPYADPDRENGRGLMLCAALATRWGVEYTATHKHVWFRLDLPDRPVGTRSAGPVVPDQLLPLADSRVRVAVLQIDSDDAISAWNEDAEHIFGHPAEKALGRPLAELAAWPQTPGTGTGIAEALRLSRWEGSYGVRGADGRVIPVFASHLRVRDAHGEPSIVCLLVHDDERALLQTPVRVPTSDGGHFTEPRPTDPFEVFIGSPAPDDLDGLLQRTVERARDLLDADSAFLLLATDDETELEVRATTGLPSTRQRFARVPVEAGTNRYGSARMPAVHDDLIASPGAVPLLEATGMRSAVTVPLKVEGRLTGSLGVAAETPGRYSNEEALHLQFAADRIALAVESARLGELERLRRGSLSFLVEASDLLAGTLDRDQTLALMAQMTVPTLATWCAVYTIADQSSDPYLSYVLHEDEERIDGLKDLLSQLSPPEPVREAGARPWPEATVAVGGETVVLPLLARNRVIGMLTLGKPREEHFRQEILELAEDLSRRAALALDNARLYSERTAISRSLQRSLLPPGSPAIPGMEVEVIYRAAGEGNEVGGDFYDVFPIRDGAYGFAIGDVCGTGPEAAAVTGLARHALRLLAREGLGGPAVLERLNAAILDEGARSRFLTLLYGELHPQPDGGALMKVVCAGHPLPLRLRPNGQVDAAADPQPLLGVIDDLDLYEQTLTLDPGDVLLCVTDGVTERREGTRMLGDDGLAEVLTTCTGLTAGAVASRVLRAVERFAAEPASDDMAILAFRVPEQRMGE